A single Tuberibacillus sp. Marseille-P3662 DNA region contains:
- a CDS encoding cytosolic protein has translation MDDNNNQYSDFSNVEAQRNFLTKEEFPEGSFGSDGYDSKGQPVYNRSKPWEEGQRYHGAFNYEYKNMHQDIPRQFPQAHQPNDDPDKETQRPYDDYAPE, from the coding sequence TTGGATGACAACAACAATCAGTATTCTGATTTCTCCAACGTTGAAGCACAACGGAACTTTTTGACGAAGGAAGAATTTCCAGAAGGGTCATTTGGTTCTGATGGTTATGACAGCAAAGGACAACCTGTCTATAACCGCAGCAAGCCATGGGAGGAAGGTCAGCGTTACCACGGGGCGTTTAACTACGAATACAAGAATATGCACCAAGACATACCACGCCAATTTCCTCAGGCTCACCAACCGAATGATGATCCTGATAAGGAAACAC